In the Bacillota bacterium genome, GTTCGAGGCTGTGCCGGAGCGCCTCCCAACCCGCGATCTGCTCTTCGCAGCGGCGCGGGTACTCATCCAGAGGGATGTTGTACCGGGTGATAAGGTCCGGGCGATCCCGCCGGATGAAGTAGGGTACGTATTCGGAAAAGTGCTCGCTCGATTCCGTGACGAAGTAGCCCAGACGCATCATCATGTCGTATCGGACCCGGTTCCACGGCGGGACCCGCCCCTCGGCCACAAGTCGCCGAAGCGCCGGGTAGAGGTCGTCGCCGTTTCGCTCAAGCCGCAAATAGAACGCCATATGGTTGATGCCGGCCGCCAGGTAGCTCATCTCTTCGTACGGGATTCCGAGGTCGGCGGCCAACTGGCGAGCCGTTCCTTGAACGCTGTGGCATAACCCCACCGTGCGGATGCGGGTGGCGCGGCTCAAAGCCCACTGGTTCATGGCCATGGGGTTAGCATAGTTGATGAGAAGGGCGTCGGGGCAGACCTCCTCCATGTCCCGTGCGATGTCGATGAGCACCGGGATGGTGCGCAGCGCCCGCATGATTCCGCCGATGCCGAGGGTATCCCCAATGGTCTGTCGAAGGCCGTACTTCTTGGGGATCTCGAAGTCGATGACCGTCGCGGGCCGATAGCCCCCGACCTGGATCATGCAAATGACATACTTGGCCCCCTCGAGCGCGCGGCGGCGGTCCGTCGTGGCCGTTATCCGGGGTCGAGCCC is a window encoding:
- a CDS encoding alpha-glucosidase/alpha-galactosidase; translated protein: MSKIAIIGAGSTVFAKNIIGDVLSYPELQDVEFALMDIDPDRLAVTQRVTHRLAEALGARPRITATTDRRRALEGAKYVICMIQVGGYRPATVIDFEIPKKYGLRQTIGDTLGIGGIMRALRTIPVLIDIARDMEEVCPDALLINYANPMAMNQWALSRATRIRTVGLCHSVQGTARQLAADLGIPYEEMSYLAAGINHMAFYLRLERNGDDLYPALRRLVAEGRVPPWNRVRYDMMMRLGYFVTESSEHFSEYVPYFIRRDRPDLITRYNIPLDEYPRRCEEQIAGWEALRHSLEHGSEPLSHERSHEYAPLIIHSMETGTPRTVYANVPNAGLITNLPAGAIVEVPCLADRLGVQPTHVGPLPVHLAALIQTNINVQAVAVEAALTGKREHVYHAAMLDPHTAAELTLDEIVAMVDELLAAHREWLPQFT